The DNA sequence GGCCACGTTGCTGAGCATGGCCTCGGCGGACACCCGGGCCCCGTCCAGGAGCCGGAGGAGATCGCCGGCCTGAGGGTTCAGGGACTGCTGGTCATCCAGGACCAGCTGGAAGAACTCAGCGATGGCCGAGAAGGAGTCTCTGGCCAGCAGGAGGCGCTCTCCGGGGCACAGGCAGCGCCACGTCCGGTAACCGAGGCTGGCAGGCGGCAGGCCGGGCTCCTGCCACGAGGGGAAGCTGAAGCCAGGACTGCTGA is a window from the Ascaphus truei isolate aAscTru1 unplaced genomic scaffold, aAscTru1.hap1 HAP1_SCAFFOLD_1749, whole genome shotgun sequence genome containing:
- the LOC142476825 gene encoding cardiotrophin-2-like; protein product: SSPGFSFPSWQEPGLPPASLGYRTWRCLCPGERLLLARDSFSAIAEFFQLVLDDQQSLNPQAGDLLRLLDGARVSAEAMLSNVASALTDLGFQPPPARPEPLSWASTGATAFQKKVRGYVLCREYRDWLGRAAKDMELLKGTRKGRESGQGERRECCRS